The following proteins come from a genomic window of Triticum aestivum cultivar Chinese Spring chromosome 6A, IWGSC CS RefSeq v2.1, whole genome shotgun sequence:
- the LOC543063 gene encoding porphobilinogen deaminase, chloroplastic, which translates to MATLRCTNHTLLGSPTCLARPRRAVVRAAVAVQAEAQPKVSLIRIGTRGSPLALAQARQTRDELKAAHTELAEDGAIEIVIIKTTGDMILDKPLADIGGKGLFTKEIDDALLQGSIDIAVHSMKDVPTYLPEGMILPCNLPREDVRDAFICLTAKTLGELPAGSVIGSASLRRQSQILYKYPSLKVVNFRGNVQTRLRKLKEGDVHATLLALAGLKRLGMPETATSVLSVDEMLPAVAQGAIGITCRSNDDKMMEYLSSLNHEDTRLAVACEREFLSVLDGNCRTPIAAYAYRDKDGNCSFRGLLASPDGSIVYETSRSGTYSFDDMVALGQDAGHELKSKAGPGFFDGLQ; encoded by the exons ATGGCGACGCTGAGATGCACCAACCACACCCTCCTCGGCTCGCCGACCTGCCTCGCGCGCCCGCGCCGGGCGGTGgtgcgcgccgccgtcgccgtccaggCCGAGGCGCAGCCCAAGGTCTCCCTCATCCGGATTGGCACGCGCGGGAG TCCTCTTGCTCTTGCACAAGCCCGTCAAACCCGTGACGAACTGAAAGCTGCACACACGGAGTTAGCCGAGGATGGTGCCATTGAGATTGTCATCATAAAGACCACAGGAGACATGATCTTGGACAAACCCCTGGCGGATATAGGAGGCAAGGGTTTATTCACCAAGGAGATAGACGATGCGCTCTTGCAGGGAAGCATTGACATCGCGGTCCACTCGATGAAAGATGTCCCAACATATCTACCCGAAGGCATGATATTGCCCTGTAACCTCCCACGAGAAGATGTGAGAGATGCATTCATATGCCTGACTGCAAAAACTCTTGGGGAGCTTCCTGCTGGTAGTGTTATCGGAAGTGCTTCCCTGCGGAGGCAATCTCAGATTCTCTATAAATATCCATCACTAAAA GTTGTTAACTTCAGAGGAAATGTTCAGACACGGTTAAGGAAACTTAAAGAAGGAGATGTACATGCTACATTGTTGGCACTGGCTGGACTAAAACGGTTAGGCATGCCAGAAACTGCAACATCTGTATTATCAGTAGACGAAATGCTTCCAGCAGTCGCTCAAGGCGCTATTGGAATAACTTGCAGGAGCAATGATGATAAAATG ATGGAGTATCTGTCCTCTTTGAATCATGAAGATACCAGATTAGCTGTTGCATGTGAAAGAGAATTCTTGTCTGTTCTTGATGGTAACTGCCGAACTCCAATTGCGGCATATGCTTATCGTGACAAGGATGGGAACTGCTCATTCCGGGGGCTATTGGCTTCACCAGATGGCTCTATAG TATACGAGACGTCAAGAAGTGGAACATATTCTTTTGATGACATGGTCGCGTTAGGTCAAGACGCCGGCCACGAACTGAAATCAAAGGCCGGACCTGGTTTCTTCGATGGCTTACAATAG
- the LOC123132438 gene encoding ribonuclease H2 subunit C yields the protein MEQATPPAAAGVDLSPAATDLGRVHLLPCGIRHNSAAAVSDYFKPRDTGVEVDGVKVEEAFFRGRNLQGATVALPDGYRGYVLEKKKNEEKDAQGMDEEASNFVSRAEFQNITYWNHDTMPSAEDPLPRCFHWLAIANAMHKPVTAEDMANMSARQNQNS from the exons ATGGAGCAAGCCACCCCTCCCGCCGCCGCTGGCGTCGACCTATCCCCGGCGGCGACCGACCTCGGCCGGGTGCACCTCCTGCCCTGCGGCATCAGGCACAacagcgccgccgccgtctccgACTACTTCAAGCCGAGGGACACTG GCGTGGAGGTGGATGGGGTGAAGGTGGAGGAGGCCTTCTTCCGCGGGAGGAACCTGCAGGGCGCCACCGTCGCGCTCCCCGATGGCTACCGAG GTTATGtactggagaagaagaagaacgaagAAAAGGATGCTCAGGGCATGGATGAGGAGGCTAGCAATTTTGTATCCCGTGCAGAATTCCAGAACATAACTTACTGGAACCATGACACCATGCCATCAGCAGAGGATCCTCTCCCACGGTGCTTTCATTGGTTAGCCATTGCGAATGCA ATGCACAAGCCAGTGACTGCTGAAGACATGGCTAACATGTCAGCCAGGCAGAATCAGAACAGTTGA